A section of the Mesobacillus jeotgali genome encodes:
- a CDS encoding CsxC family protein — protein sequence MKRNTGCNSYHGCPPQSSCDEAKTLRVDCDSVSSRPYGKNLNYRVADIDVPLAVVDLQVDVESDIYLPTPAREIKQMRRNVSLTQCKAIISSMNNGVVKLYVSGTVHKNIQYVEQCSGYVRDYSVDVPFTCIEAVNVYNEPAEEMFSKKTTVKERRFIDKKGHGADNCISGAFTYEYYNEPIECKLLSSSVNDFDLYKDFDAWGRFSRITEKMEVGLCIKLLQKQQVNLDNDGPACE from the coding sequence ATGAAAAGAAATACAGGTTGCAACTCTTACCATGGCTGCCCGCCACAGTCTTCATGTGATGAAGCTAAAACACTTCGGGTTGATTGCGATAGTGTATCTTCTCGACCTTATGGGAAGAACCTCAATTACCGAGTTGCAGATATTGATGTTCCGCTTGCAGTAGTAGATTTGCAAGTAGATGTGGAAAGTGATATTTATCTTCCAACCCCTGCACGCGAAATCAAGCAAATGAGAAGGAATGTATCCCTTACGCAGTGTAAGGCAATCATTTCATCAATGAATAATGGAGTGGTGAAACTCTATGTATCAGGTACCGTCCACAAAAATATCCAGTATGTAGAGCAATGCAGCGGTTATGTACGGGACTATAGTGTAGATGTACCATTTACATGTATTGAGGCTGTTAACGTTTACAATGAGCCGGCTGAAGAAATGTTCAGCAAAAAGACTACTGTAAAAGAAAGAAGGTTCATTGACAAAAAAGGCCACGGTGCGGATAACTGCATTTCTGGAGCATTTACGTATGAATATTACAATGAGCCTATTGAGTGCAAACTGCTTTCATCCTCTGTCAATGACTTTGACCTGTACAAAGATTTTGACGCTTGGGGCAGATTCAGCCGCATTACTGAAAAGATGGAAGTTGGTTTATGTATCAAATTGCTGCAAAAGCAGCAGGTTAACTTGGATAACGATGGCCCAGCATGTGAATAA
- a CDS encoding CotY/CotZ family spore coat protein, whose amino-acid sequence MNYYYKDNKRPDKDEHWHAKGKIKHRDHDQHKDWYDWDDHKDRKKCREKDKHKDWDHNHRNESDDWDDHKDHKKCREKDKHKDWDHNHHNESDDWHDHKDHKKSREKDKHKDWDHDFHDCGCRKDHSHEKHSHNCVCKKVRDINEAQHKVKQRKDGCDVSCERSIKELLEQCKHPNQDTIPFKLLCGCSKGDCETFIGTGVVKIDSCFYDIKSAFFRVVDFVKGSSCCAILELLCPERCDGKHHGIEGFIRTGACFEVDLKDFVGITCFPPVKAKKMDPQKFLCS is encoded by the coding sequence ATGAATTATTATTACAAGGATAACAAACGGCCAGACAAAGATGAACACTGGCATGCCAAAGGTAAAATTAAACACCGGGATCACGATCAGCATAAAGATTGGTATGACTGGGATGACCACAAGGACCGAAAAAAGTGCAGAGAAAAAGATAAACACAAGGACTGGGACCATAACCACCGTAACGAATCAGACGATTGGGATGACCACAAGGATCATAAAAAATGCAGGGAAAAGGATAAACACAAGGACTGGGACCATAACCACCATAACGAATCGGACGACTGGCATGATCATAAGGACCATAAAAAATCCAGGGAAAAAGATAAACACAAGGACTGGGACCATGATTTCCATGATTGCGGCTGTAGAAAAGACCATTCCCATGAAAAGCATTCCCATAATTGCGTTTGCAAAAAGGTAAGAGATATTAACGAAGCTCAGCATAAGGTAAAACAAAGGAAGGATGGTTGTGATGTCAGCTGTGAACGGTCAATAAAGGAGCTGCTTGAACAATGCAAGCATCCAAATCAAGATACCATTCCCTTCAAACTATTATGCGGTTGCAGCAAAGGCGACTGCGAGACATTTATTGGTACTGGGGTAGTGAAAATCGATAGCTGTTTTTATGATATTAAATCTGCCTTTTTCCGCGTTGTTGATTTTGTAAAAGGATCCAGTTGCTGTGCAATTCTCGAACTGCTTTGTCCAGAAAGATGTGATGGTAAGCATCATGGCATTGAAGGCTTTATCAGGACTGGAGCTTGCTTTGAGGTCGATTTAAAAGATTTCGTAGGCATTACATGCTTTCCTCCAGTTAAAGCAAAGAAAATGGACCCTCAGAAGTTCTTATGTTCCTGA
- the glsA gene encoding glutaminase A, with amino-acid sequence MPCRTTEELNQLVQEAKKYTCNGKVADYIPALAKANPAELSVAIFHEDGTCVSAGDIQQKLTLQSVSKVLTLALALMDYGEEAVFDKVGYEPTGDPFNSIVKLEFSPSKPLNPMINAGALSVTHMIKGKNAEERFNRILKFIQELAGNSSIGYSQEVAESEYITSDLNRALSYFLKQHGVINEDVEELLMVYTKQCAIEMDCLDLARIGCVFATDGLEPVTNRRLIPAHVARLCKTFMVTCGMYNASGEFAVRVGIPAKSGVSGGIMGSVPNQLGIGILGPALDEKGNSIGGIKLLEMMSAKYNMSMF; translated from the coding sequence ATGCCTTGCAGAACAACTGAAGAATTGAATCAACTAGTTCAGGAAGCGAAAAAATATACTTGTAATGGAAAGGTAGCAGACTATATTCCTGCTCTGGCAAAGGCAAATCCGGCAGAATTGTCAGTTGCTATCTTTCATGAGGATGGAACCTGCGTATCTGCAGGCGATATTCAGCAGAAACTCACCTTGCAAAGTGTGTCTAAAGTGCTGACCCTTGCATTGGCGCTTATGGATTATGGAGAAGAAGCTGTTTTTGATAAAGTGGGGTATGAGCCTACAGGTGACCCATTCAATTCAATCGTCAAGCTTGAATTTAGCCCTTCAAAGCCCTTGAATCCAATGATAAATGCTGGTGCACTTTCGGTGACACATATGATAAAAGGAAAGAATGCCGAAGAAAGATTTAATCGGATACTAAAATTTATTCAGGAACTTGCCGGCAATTCTTCCATTGGGTATTCACAGGAAGTTGCGGAGTCTGAATATATAACTTCGGACCTGAACAGGGCGCTAAGTTATTTCTTAAAACAACACGGTGTAATTAATGAGGATGTTGAGGAATTACTGATGGTATACACGAAACAATGCGCAATAGAAATGGATTGCCTTGATCTGGCACGTATTGGCTGTGTATTTGCAACCGACGGACTTGAGCCTGTCACCAACCGGCGCCTGATTCCTGCGCATGTTGCTCGATTATGTAAAACCTTCATGGTTACCTGTGGTATGTATAATGCTTCAGGGGAGTTCGCGGTTAGAGTAGGAATTCCAGCTAAAAGCGGTGTTTCTGGCGGAATCATGGGGTCTGTCCCTAATCAGTTGGGAATCGGGATATTGGGACCGGCTCTGGATGAAAAAGGGAACAGTATTGGCGGCATCAAGCTGTTGGAAATGATGTCCGCAAAATATAATATGAGCATGTTTTAA
- the hutH gene encoding histidine ammonia-lyase, protein MVVLTGETLTLEQIRTVCYEDEIVAISPDSMKKVEKSREAVEKIVAEKRTIYGINTGFGKFSDVVIDEQDVNSLQLNLIRSHACGVGDPFPEVVSRAMILLRLNALIKGFSGIRPVIVERLKELINLHIHPVVPQQGSLGASGDLAPLSHLALVLLGEGKVFYQGRVCATTEAFEKEGLQPIELQAKEGLALINGTQAMTAMGVINWLEAKDLAYQAEWIASLTMEGLEGVIDAFHPAVHEARGYKQQMDVAERMRDLLAGSKLTTRQGEKRVQDAYSLRCIPQVHGASWQALDYVKEKLEIEMNAATDNPLIFDGGETVISGGNFHGQPIAIAMDFMKIAVAEFASISERRIERLVNPQLNDLPPFLSPQPGLQSGAMIMQYSAASLVSENKTLAHPASVDSIPSSANQEDHVSMGTIAARHAYSIIQNVRRVLAIECICALQAVQYRGIEKMAPKTKEFYEDARKLIPSITEDRVFSEDIERLTEWLKKNNRQWTAIKKHKTLV, encoded by the coding sequence ATGGTTGTATTAACTGGTGAAACGTTAACTTTGGAACAAATCAGGACGGTTTGTTATGAAGATGAAATCGTTGCGATAAGTCCGGATAGTATGAAAAAAGTTGAGAAAAGCAGGGAAGCGGTAGAAAAGATTGTTGCAGAGAAGCGCACAATTTATGGAATCAACACAGGGTTTGGGAAGTTCAGCGATGTTGTTATAGATGAACAGGATGTCAATTCACTGCAATTGAATTTGATTCGTTCACATGCCTGCGGTGTAGGAGATCCTTTTCCTGAAGTAGTTTCACGGGCGATGATTTTGCTCCGGCTTAATGCATTAATTAAAGGATTCTCTGGAATCAGGCCGGTGATTGTTGAGCGTTTAAAGGAATTGATCAACCTGCACATACATCCAGTTGTACCACAGCAAGGCTCACTTGGTGCTTCTGGAGATTTAGCCCCACTATCCCATTTGGCACTAGTCCTTCTCGGTGAAGGAAAAGTCTTTTATCAGGGAAGGGTTTGTGCAACTACAGAAGCTTTTGAAAAAGAAGGGCTGCAGCCAATTGAACTGCAGGCCAAAGAAGGTCTTGCTTTGATCAATGGCACTCAGGCTATGACAGCAATGGGTGTTATAAACTGGCTTGAAGCAAAAGATTTGGCGTATCAGGCAGAATGGATTGCTTCTCTGACCATGGAAGGTCTAGAGGGGGTCATTGATGCGTTCCACCCTGCAGTCCATGAAGCCCGAGGCTACAAGCAGCAAATGGACGTAGCAGAACGCATGAGGGATTTGCTGGCAGGAAGCAAGCTGACGACACGCCAGGGTGAAAAAAGAGTGCAGGATGCTTATTCGCTAAGATGCATTCCTCAAGTACATGGAGCTTCCTGGCAGGCGCTTGATTATGTAAAAGAAAAACTTGAAATCGAAATGAATGCCGCAACCGATAATCCGCTTATCTTTGATGGTGGCGAAACAGTTATTTCCGGAGGTAACTTCCATGGTCAGCCGATTGCCATTGCTATGGATTTCATGAAAATTGCCGTGGCGGAATTTGCAAGTATTTCTGAAAGAAGGATCGAACGGCTGGTTAATCCACAATTGAATGACCTTCCGCCTTTCTTAAGTCCCCAGCCTGGACTTCAGTCAGGTGCGATGATTATGCAATACAGCGCAGCATCACTTGTTTCTGAAAACAAGACGCTCGCTCATCCCGCAAGTGTGGATTCCATTCCGTCTTCAGCAAATCAGGAGGACCACGTAAGCATGGGAACCATTGCAGCTCGCCATGCATACAGCATAATCCAGAATGTAAGGCGTGTACTCGCCATAGAATGTATTTGCGCATTGCAGGCGGTTCAATATCGGGGGATTGAAAAAATGGCGCCAAAAACAAAGGAGTTTTATGAGGACGCCAGAAAGCTTATTCCTTCTATAACAGAGGATCGTGTCTTTTCTGAAGATATTGAAAGACTTACAGAGTGGCTAAAAAAAAATAACAGGCAGTGGACAGCTATAAAAAAGCATAAAACCCTGGTTTGA
- the hutP gene encoding hut operon transcriptional regulator HutP, whose protein sequence is MSKIAIGKTAVLLASFTEEEEMDFFQDKLKNVRYCLGKVGSMNMQKVISAVETAAKRHVLIDPHLYRETHALYHAIMEGMEGVTRGHLAIGEMSRTVGLRFAVVRGKPFSDQAEGEWIAVAFYGTIGAPVKGSEHETVGLGINHI, encoded by the coding sequence ATGAGTAAAATTGCGATTGGAAAAACAGCGGTCCTGCTGGCATCTTTCACAGAAGAAGAAGAAATGGATTTTTTTCAGGATAAATTGAAGAACGTAAGATATTGCCTTGGCAAGGTAGGATCAATGAATATGCAAAAAGTGATTTCCGCAGTGGAAACAGCAGCCAAACGCCATGTACTCATAGATCCTCATTTATATCGTGAAACACATGCACTATATCATGCAATAATGGAAGGTATGGAAGGGGTAACGCGCGGCCATCTGGCCATTGGTGAAATGAGCCGCACTGTCGGCCTGCGATTCGCAGTCGTTAGGGGAAAACCTTTCAGTGATCAGGCTGAAGGTGAATGGATCGCGGTTGCGTTCTATGGAACGATTGGTGCTCCAGTAAAAGGTTCTGAACATGAGACAGTCGGTTTAGGAATCAATCATATATAA
- a CDS encoding phasin family protein, protein MNNFLKSGFLLGLGAAVAGKEKVDETIMKLVEKGNMTQAEADTVFDDLFKKGEGKSEEWNEEFRKMARSQLSEWGFVTREELDVVQAQLALLQEEVSSLRNSGLNREIDEAENHMENIPPGFSKDI, encoded by the coding sequence ATGAATAATTTTCTTAAAAGCGGTTTTTTACTTGGGCTTGGAGCCGCAGTAGCCGGAAAGGAAAAGGTAGATGAAACGATCATGAAGCTGGTCGAAAAAGGGAATATGACCCAGGCAGAGGCAGATACTGTTTTTGATGACCTTTTTAAAAAAGGTGAGGGGAAAAGTGAAGAATGGAATGAAGAATTCAGAAAGATGGCGAGAAGCCAGCTTAGTGAATGGGGATTTGTTACAAGAGAAGAATTAGATGTTGTACAGGCACAGCTTGCGTTATTGCAGGAAGAAGTATCAAGTCTTAGAAATAGTGGGCTCAATAGGGAAATTGATGAGGCGGAGAATCATATGGAGAATATCCCGCCAGGTTTTTCAAAAGACATATAA
- a CDS encoding branched-chain amino acid aminotransferase: protein MLKNQVEKFIASQNGLVELHIDIKEYAERNGLLQGKEAKVMDSGSLFDNAYIERGDKETEEFLGEESSAFLEQSISYFKDNKNEFMYMESNWFELIGVDAVSFENDDVFGTFDVMLGLKLQKKHGPAITKYLEEMLPETGYDLMFDGNEGLWSLNFALNGLSGYREDLSIREAYSLIYGFLFGMAESIEIK, encoded by the coding sequence ATGCTGAAAAACCAGGTGGAAAAGTTTATCGCATCACAGAACGGGCTTGTAGAATTACATATTGATATAAAAGAATATGCCGAGCGAAATGGGCTGCTTCAAGGAAAAGAGGCAAAAGTTATGGATTCAGGCTCACTGTTCGATAATGCCTATATTGAAAGGGGCGACAAAGAAACGGAGGAATTCCTTGGCGAGGAATCATCCGCTTTTCTTGAGCAGTCCATCTCCTATTTTAAAGACAACAAAAATGAATTTATGTATATGGAATCCAATTGGTTTGAATTGATCGGTGTAGATGCAGTAAGTTTTGAAAATGATGATGTTTTCGGAACCTTTGATGTTATGCTAGGCCTTAAACTCCAGAAGAAACATGGACCAGCCATTACCAAATATCTTGAGGAAATGCTTCCTGAGACTGGATACGACTTAATGTTTGATGGAAACGAGGGACTGTGGAGCCTGAATTTCGCACTAAATGGGCTTAGCGGCTATAGAGAGGATTTATCGATAAGGGAAGCCTACTCCTTAATCTATGGTTTTCTATTCGGAATGGCTGAATCGATAGAAATCAAATAA
- a CDS encoding CsxC family protein, whose amino-acid sequence MTNDHKGKHGCVNVNQSASKSECTNVPTPGLVPTAKVPVTLADITVTDHLVANIHFPDPVLEIKDIKKRVKIVQCRLLIGPTSDAATGIPLFIKGFIRKNIQYATPCPHAKSDCVSSEMRSLTVDVPFECVTIITDFLTPPVLPAPNTREEFDFFRAQSLGHGFPEKDQLLSSDLSQFHQVSTQFYNQIPFCELVSSSIVQWDEATDRYPLPNNKPFEEGTFQNIVEKTLLQFRVRVFQNQQVALNGDDNGVR is encoded by the coding sequence ATGACTAATGACCATAAAGGTAAACACGGATGCGTGAATGTAAATCAGTCGGCTTCCAAGAGCGAATGTACGAATGTACCGACACCTGGTTTAGTTCCAACTGCAAAAGTTCCTGTTACTCTAGCAGATATTACAGTAACAGACCATTTAGTTGCCAACATCCATTTTCCTGATCCAGTTCTTGAAATCAAGGATATCAAAAAAAGGGTGAAAATCGTTCAGTGCAGATTACTCATAGGACCTACTTCTGACGCAGCTACAGGAATCCCGTTATTCATTAAAGGATTTATCCGCAAAAATATCCAATATGCTACGCCGTGTCCGCATGCAAAAAGTGATTGTGTATCTTCAGAAATGCGCTCGCTGACTGTGGATGTACCGTTTGAGTGTGTAACAATTATAACTGATTTCCTGACTCCCCCAGTTCTGCCTGCTCCCAATACTCGTGAAGAATTTGACTTCTTCAGGGCACAAAGCCTTGGACATGGCTTTCCGGAAAAGGATCAGCTGCTGTCCAGTGACCTTTCACAGTTCCATCAGGTAAGTACCCAGTTCTACAACCAGATTCCGTTCTGTGAACTAGTATCCAGCAGCATTGTTCAATGGGATGAAGCAACAGATCGTTATCCTTTACCTAACAATAAACCATTTGAGGAAGGAACCTTCCAGAATATTGTTGAAAAAACTTTATTGCAATTCCGTGTAAGAGTGTTCCAGAACCAACAAGTTGCCTTAAACGGCGACGACAATGGTGTCCGCTAA
- a CDS encoding ParM/StbA family protein — translation MNNYNYLAVDIGNSWYKVLASDHGELSEYQMPNAIALYDDEFYEKPYDEEDIDLEENLIVEIKSPSIANKREIFYAGKAAARQRNVSLTSSNNQKADEDRTYILLFAAAAYHASISNPDDIEMSYCVDQLAVSLPTTQYKEKKDLLKEKLIGNHIINLHKVPGISEPKELIVKLEIKDVIVGAEGACAYLGLIRDIDTLAIKDEGLVKDSRKGLIIGDLGGDSVDFVGIKNGKPVASVEGDHFGINMFLDTIIKKVSKNELYTFDSRSELEEKLIAGQSEWFVEPFAGVRKDISKYVLPQLRIMAIKYLEHFDRARSSSSEIKGASRYIAVGGAAKLAQKQIQEAAVRWAAKGRPIELTFPENLEKLNVIGLMILAKLNQIKKQHENTEELIHIEG, via the coding sequence ATGAACAATTATAATTATCTGGCAGTCGACATAGGCAACAGCTGGTATAAAGTTTTGGCCTCTGATCATGGGGAACTAAGCGAATATCAAATGCCAAACGCCATCGCACTCTATGATGATGAGTTTTATGAAAAGCCATATGACGAGGAAGATATTGACCTCGAAGAAAATTTGATCGTAGAAATAAAAAGCCCATCGATCGCAAACAAGAGAGAAATCTTTTATGCAGGAAAGGCAGCAGCCCGGCAGAGGAACGTCAGCTTAACCTCAAGCAACAATCAAAAAGCAGATGAAGACCGGACCTATATCCTTCTGTTCGCTGCTGCAGCCTATCACGCTTCAATTTCAAACCCGGATGACATTGAAATGAGCTACTGTGTGGATCAATTAGCGGTATCACTCCCTACCACGCAATATAAGGAAAAGAAAGATTTACTTAAAGAAAAATTGATTGGTAACCATATCATTAACCTCCATAAGGTGCCGGGAATATCAGAACCCAAAGAGCTAATTGTCAAGCTTGAAATCAAGGATGTGATTGTTGGAGCAGAAGGAGCTTGTGCCTATTTAGGCCTAATTCGTGACATTGACACCCTTGCCATTAAGGATGAAGGTCTTGTGAAAGATTCAAGGAAAGGACTTATCATTGGAGACCTGGGCGGAGATTCGGTGGACTTTGTTGGCATAAAAAACGGCAAGCCTGTTGCCTCGGTTGAAGGTGACCATTTTGGCATCAATATGTTCCTGGATACAATAATTAAGAAAGTAAGCAAAAATGAACTGTATACCTTCGACTCCAGATCCGAACTCGAGGAAAAATTAATTGCGGGTCAGTCAGAGTGGTTTGTCGAACCATTTGCAGGTGTGAGGAAAGATATCAGCAAGTATGTCCTCCCTCAACTAAGAATCATGGCAATCAAGTACCTTGAGCATTTCGACCGCGCAAGAAGCAGTTCCAGCGAAATTAAAGGTGCGTCCCGCTATATCGCAGTAGGCGGTGCAGCTAAACTTGCCCAAAAACAAATACAGGAAGCCGCCGTAAGATGGGCAGCTAAGGGGCGACCGATTGAATTGACTTTTCCTGAGAACCTGGAAAAACTGAATGTCATCGGACTCATGATTTTAGCCAAACTGAATCAGATTAAGAAACAGCATGAGAATACCGAGGAACTAATTCATATTGAAGGGTGA
- a CDS encoding ABC1 kinase family protein yields the protein MLTDRLRRLNRYKEIASLFVKYGFGYVLEEVGLFQVLSLKDRIAAEVKNGNTQEMGYRIRCMLEELGPAFIKLGQLLSIRSDLLPDEVVKELELLQDQVPPVPVEDIKDKIEHEFGKPVTEVFQYFNEHYIAAASIGQVHEAVLYTGESVMVKIQRPGIKQTVYTDLEILRDIARMIEQRYDWAEYYNITDMVEELSESIRRELDYTEEARNTDMIQMQFEDCESIKVPVIFHDYSTSQILTMEKIEGVKLNELNAIIAGKEDKRRIADLLVSAFITQILKEGFFHGDPHPGNILYIPEKKQLVFIDFGQVGRLSSSLRYNSASMMMGIMQKDTHQIVKAILRMAYVPSDIDEQHFYDHVDGIRKTVELSSKDGLSLGLTVKELFTAAQEHRIILPKELTMMGKALITIEGIISEMDPTLDMIEIAKPYGEQLMRERYDPIKMGKRLWNQAEDLSETITNIPSQVENVLDQASKGDLKFEISLSEINRILHKFDRISNQVSFSLTLLAFSIVVLGLIVGATFGNNTVLTSVPAIEIGFVIAFGMFLLILYSILRSGRF from the coding sequence ATGTTGACTGACCGTTTGAGACGTTTAAATAGATATAAGGAGATTGCTTCCTTATTTGTGAAGTATGGATTTGGATATGTTCTAGAAGAAGTGGGACTTTTCCAGGTTTTATCTCTAAAAGACCGAATAGCAGCAGAAGTAAAGAATGGGAATACACAGGAAATGGGCTATCGTATACGGTGTATGCTGGAGGAACTGGGTCCCGCTTTCATTAAGCTTGGCCAGCTGTTAAGTATAAGGAGTGACCTGTTGCCGGATGAAGTTGTCAAGGAATTGGAACTGTTGCAGGATCAGGTACCACCCGTCCCTGTAGAGGACATCAAGGATAAAATCGAGCATGAATTTGGGAAGCCTGTCACAGAGGTTTTTCAATATTTCAATGAACATTATATTGCTGCAGCCTCAATAGGGCAGGTCCATGAAGCGGTTTTATACACTGGCGAATCAGTCATGGTGAAAATCCAGCGGCCAGGGATTAAGCAGACCGTCTATACAGACCTGGAAATTTTACGGGATATCGCCAGAATGATTGAACAGAGATACGACTGGGCAGAGTATTACAATATTACTGATATGGTCGAGGAGTTGTCTGAATCTATCAGGAGGGAACTGGACTACACGGAGGAAGCGCGGAATACGGACATGATCCAAATGCAATTTGAAGATTGTGAATCCATTAAAGTACCAGTTATCTTCCATGATTACTCTACTTCACAAATATTGACCATGGAAAAGATTGAAGGGGTCAAACTTAATGAGTTAAATGCTATTATTGCGGGGAAAGAAGATAAACGGAGAATTGCAGACCTATTGGTAAGTGCATTCATAACTCAAATTTTAAAAGAAGGGTTTTTCCATGGGGATCCGCATCCGGGGAACATCCTTTATATACCAGAGAAGAAGCAGCTTGTCTTCATTGATTTTGGACAAGTCGGACGCCTTTCTTCCAGTTTGAGATACAATTCCGCTTCGATGATGATGGGGATCATGCAGAAGGATACACATCAAATAGTCAAGGCGATATTACGGATGGCCTATGTACCATCCGATATAGATGAGCAGCATTTTTATGATCATGTAGATGGCATCAGGAAAACGGTGGAACTATCATCCAAAGATGGATTAAGTTTAGGTTTGACGGTAAAGGAGCTATTTACCGCAGCGCAGGAACACCGGATTATCCTACCCAAGGAATTGACTATGATGGGTAAAGCCCTCATTACGATTGAAGGTATCATCTCAGAAATGGATCCAACCCTCGATATGATCGAGATAGCAAAACCTTATGGCGAACAGTTGATGAGGGAACGTTATGATCCAATCAAGATGGGGAAGAGACTCTGGAATCAAGCCGAAGACTTATCAGAGACGATTACGAATATCCCTAGTCAAGTGGAAAATGTTTTAGACCAGGCATCAAAAGGGGATTTGAAGTTTGAAATCAGTCTTTCCGAAATCAATCGAATCCTTCATAAATTTGACCGAATCAGCAACCAGGTTTCTTTTAGTCTAACCTTGCTTGCTTTCAGTATAGTAGTGCTGGGTTTGATAGTAGGAGCCACTTTTGGGAATAATACTGTATTGACAAGTGTACCTGCAATAGAAATAGGCTTTGTAATAGCCTTCGGTATGTTCTTATTGATTCTTTATTCTATTTTGAGATCGGGAAGGTTTTAG
- a CDS encoding CsxC family protein, translated as MFELDKNKKPDYECKPSKDHFECTPKHHHPHVSLGKIVTKVPVVLAELTLHVNLDTFINFPEPVLEIKDIKKRIKLTQCRLLLPTNKLFIKGFVRKNIQYASPSQEIEASSSSSVASDLHSYTVDIPFQVVTEVKNFLSRPVMPQVNNRKEFDFFVSKPLSTGFPEKDELLTSDLSQFHQESSQHYNELPFCELVSSQIIEWDEAIDRQPLPTSSPIDEGYFQTIEEKMVIDFTVRVLQNQQIRVSSATNDPDCYDESE; from the coding sequence ATGTTTGAATTAGATAAAAATAAAAAGCCCGATTATGAGTGCAAGCCTTCAAAAGACCATTTTGAATGCACACCGAAGCATCATCATCCACATGTAAGTCTTGGAAAGATCGTTACGAAAGTTCCCGTTGTTCTTGCAGAGCTAACCCTGCACGTGAATCTGGATACATTCATCAATTTTCCAGAACCAGTACTTGAGATTAAGGATATAAAAAAGAGGATAAAATTGACCCAATGCCGATTGCTGTTGCCGACAAATAAGCTTTTTATTAAAGGGTTTGTAAGAAAGAACATCCAATATGCCAGCCCTAGCCAGGAGATTGAAGCTTCATCATCATCATCAGTAGCTTCAGATCTCCATTCCTATACCGTAGATATTCCGTTCCAGGTAGTAACAGAAGTAAAGAACTTCCTATCAAGACCGGTAATGCCTCAGGTGAATAACCGAAAGGAGTTTGATTTCTTCGTATCAAAACCTTTATCAACAGGGTTTCCGGAAAAAGATGAATTGTTGACTAGCGACTTAAGCCAGTTCCACCAAGAAAGTTCACAGCATTATAATGAATTGCCTTTCTGTGAATTAGTTTCCAGCCAAATTATTGAATGGGATGAGGCAATTGATCGTCAGCCGCTACCAACATCTTCACCGATCGACGAAGGTTATTTCCAGACTATTGAAGAAAAAATGGTCATCGATTTTACCGTACGCGTTCTTCAAAATCAGCAAATCCGGGTATCTTCAGCGACTAATGATCCAGATTGCTACGACGAATCAGAATAA